The proteins below are encoded in one region of Apodemus sylvaticus chromosome 13, mApoSyl1.1, whole genome shotgun sequence:
- the Ftmt gene encoding ferritin, mitochondrial, translated as MLSCFWFFSKHIGPALMPLPRVLHRFTVPQCLASRYPLGPRLASPRRLLASAASSQDSTSPARVRQNFHPDSEAAINRQINTELYASYVYLSMAYYFSRDDVALYNFSKYFLRQSLEEREHAEKLMRLQNQRGGRICLQDIKKPDKDDWECGLRAMECALLLEKSVNQSLLDLHTLATEKGDPHLCDFLETHYLNEQVKSIKELADHVHNLVTMGAPAAGLAEYLFDKHTLGSESKH; from the coding sequence ATGCTGTCCTGCTTTTGGTTCTTCTCCAAGCACATCGGCCCTGCATTGATGCCCCTGCCCCGAGTGTTACACAGATTCACTGTCCCACAGTGCTTGGCCTCCAGGTATCCTTTAGGTCCCCGACTGGCCTCCCCTCGACGCCTCCTGGCCTCGGCGGCTTCCTCCCAGGACTCCACTAGTCCTGCCAGGGTGCGCCAGAACTTTCACCCGGACTCTGAGGCTGCTATCAACCGCCAAATCAACACGGAACTTTACGCCTCCTACGTGTACCTGTCCATGGCCTACTACTTCTCCAGGGATGATGTGGCCTTGTACAACTTCTCCAAGTACTTCCTTCGCCAGTCCCTGGAGGAGAGGGAACACGCAGAGAAGCTAATGAGACTCCAGAACCAGCGAGGAGGCCGGATCTGCCTCCAGGACATTAAGAAGCCAGACAAAGACGACTGGGAATGTGGACTTCGGGCCATGGAGTGTGCCCTGCTCCTGGAAAAGAGTGTAAATCAGTCGCTGCTGGACCTGCATACTCTGGCTACAGAGAAAGGAGATCCTCATTTGTGTGACTTTCTGGAAACTCACTACCTGAATGAGCAAGTGAAGTCTATCAAAGAATTAGCAGACCACGTGCACAACTTGGTCACTATGGGGGCTCCAGCTGCTGGCCTAGCGGAATATCTTTTCGACAAGCACACCCTTGGAAGCGAGAGCAAGCACTAA